A stretch of the Dioscorea cayenensis subsp. rotundata cultivar TDr96_F1 chromosome 4, TDr96_F1_v2_PseudoChromosome.rev07_lg8_w22 25.fasta, whole genome shotgun sequence genome encodes the following:
- the LOC120258164 gene encoding LOW QUALITY PROTEIN: 60S ribosomal protein L27-3-like (The sequence of the model RefSeq protein was modified relative to this genomic sequence to represent the inferred CDS: deleted 1 base in 1 codon), whose product MVKFLKPNKAVIVLQGRYAGRKAVIIRSFDEGTRDRPYGHCLVAGISKYPKKVIRKDSAKKTAKKSRVKAFLKVVNYNHIMPTRYTLDVDLKDVVTLDVLQSRDKKVVACKETKARLEERFKTGKNRWFFTKLRF is encoded by the exons ATGGTGAAGTTCTTGAAGCCCAACAAGGCTGTGATCGTCCTCCAGGGCCGGTACGCCGGCCGCAAGGCCGTCATCATCCGCTCCTTCGACGAGGGTACCCGCGACCGCCCCTACGGCCACTGCCTCGTCGCCGGCATCTCCAAGTACCCTAAGAAAGTCATCCGCAAGGATTCTGCGAAGAAGACCGCCAAGAAATCCAGGGTCAAGGCCTTCCTTAAGGTCGTGAACTACAACCACATCATGCCCACCAGGTACACCCTCGATGTTGATCTG AAGGATGTTGTCACTCTTGATGTGCTCCAGTCTCGGGACAAGAAGGTCGTGGCTTGCAAGGAGACAAAGGCTCGGCTTGAGGAGCGGTTCAAAACTGGCAAAAATCGATGGTTCTTCACCAAGCTCAGGTTCTAA
- the LOC120259093 gene encoding glycosyltransferase-like At2g41451, translating into MAGLGAPLRPSPAASGSLASRLLLILTVLPLSLAVFAFVLQWRGGLDDPAARWPADTQKFPGMENSPLGSSQTFFSSSGSHSQAAGSSDCVEILGHSSSPSFPYYRGWKFDFNSDLKPKICIISSTSASLEQILPWLFYHKVLGVTTFYLFVEGKAAKPNVTVVLESIPGVKIIYRTKELEEKQARSRIWNETWLAGFFYKPCNYELFVKQSLNMEMAIVMARDAGMDWIIHLDTDELIHPAGSQEYSLKRLLSDVPNNVDMVIFPNYESSIEKDDIKDPFSEVSMFKKNYDHLLKETYFGMYKEATRGNPNYFLTYGNGKSAARIQDHLRPNGAHRWHNYMKTPNEIKLEEAAVLHFTYTKFSDLTSRRDRCGCKPTKEDVKRCFMLDFDRSAFIIASTATEEEMLRWFREHVVWTDKELNLKLMRKGILTRIYAPMSIVQGLRESGVFSSAIASAQMRSKGSLLPSLEPKTKNNSSTLISNSRGSGSQSISDSSHTRTGGREIQTSARKILEVADNSLKAIPPLSPPGLDELHALT; encoded by the exons ATGGCGGGCCTTGGCGCGCCCCTCAGGCCATCGCCGGCGGCCTCAGGCTCCTTAGCCTCTCGCCTCCTCCTCATCCTAACGGTGTTGCCGCTCTCTCTGGCGGTCTTCGCGTTCGTGCTCCAATGGCGCGGTGGGCTTGACGACCCCGCCGCTCGGTGGCCGGCCGACACCCAGAAGTTCCCCGGAATGGAGAATAGCCCTCTTGGATCCTCCCAGACGTTTTTCTCGTCGTCGGGTTCTCATTCCCAGGCCGCCGGGTCATCGGATTGTGTTGAGATCTTGGGGCATAGTTCGTCGCCATCGTTCCCGTATTACCGGGGTTGGAAGTTCGATTTCAACTCAGATCTGAAGCCCAAG ATATGTATCATATCAAGCACTTCTGCCAGTTTAGAACAGATTCTTCCATGGCTGTTTTACCACAAAGTCCTTGGTGTCACAACCTTCTACCTGTTTGTGGAAGGAAAGGCTGCAAAACCAAATGTTACTGTGGTCCTTGAGTCTATTCCA GGTGTGAAAATCATATACAGAACTAAGGAGCTAGAAGAGAAACAAGCTAGAAG TCGGATCTGGAATGAAACTTGGTTGGCTGGATTTTTCTACAAGCCCTGCAATTATGAGTTGTTTGTGAAACAGTCACTGAATATGGAGATGGCTATTGTTATGGCACGG GATGCTGGTATGGATTGGATCATCCATCTCGATACTGATGAGCTGATACATCCAGCTGGTTCCCAAGAATATTCTTTAAAGAGATTACTGTCAGATGTGCCCAACAATGTTGATATGGTTATCTTTCCAAATTAT GAAAGCAGCATTGAGAAAGATGATATAAAAGACCCCTTTAGTGAG GTTTCCATGTTTAAGAAGAACTATGATCATCTCCTAAAGGAAACATATTTCGGCATGTACAAGGAAGCAACACGTGGTAATCCTAATTATTTTCTCACATATGGCAATGGAAAATCAGCTGCACGGATTCAAGATCACCTCCGCCCAAATGGTGCTCATAGATGGCACAACTATATGAAGACCCCGAA TGAAATCAAACTGGAGGAGGCTGCAGTCCTGCATTTCACATACACAAAGTTTTCAGATTTGACTTCTAGGCGTGATCGATGTGGCTGCAAACCAACAAAGGAAGATGTGAAAAGATGCTTTATGTTGGATTTCGATAGATCT GCATTTATCATCGCGTCAACTGCAACTGAAGAAGAAATGCTGCGCTG GTTTCGTGAACATGTTGTATGGACTGACAAAGAACTTAATCTGAAGCTTATGAGGAAGGGTATTTTAACCAGAATATATGCACCAATG TCTATTGTTCAAGGTCTGAGAGAGTCAGGTGTGTTTAGCTCGGCAATAGCATCTGCACAGATGCGCTCTAAGGGAAGCCTTTTGCCATCATTGGAACCTAAAACAAAGAATAACTCCTCTACACTAATATCCAATTCAAGAGGCAGTGGATCTCAATCGATATCGGATAGCTCTCACACAAGAACAGGAGGCAGAGAGATCCAGACATCTGCGAGGAAAATCTTGGAGGTTGCGGACAACTCTTTGAAGGCTATTCCACCGTTGTCACCTCCAGGCTTGGATGAGCTCCACGCACTGACTTGA